ATTAATACCACACATACAGCAATATTCATCTTCTAAATAAAGAAACTTTCACTGATCAGGTATACCATTGATAtcgagaaataaaaatataactaAAGTTTGATCTGATTTCATAAGTTGTTTTAATGCAATTCACAAACGGAAAACTTTGAATGCAACATTCCGACCTCTTCGCTCAGGTTAACGTGATATTTGAAGTTCGGTGCATCTTCCACTCGGCTTCTTCTATTAGCAGAGATACGGGATTATGATGTTTCATTTTGCTCAGTGTGTTATAATACCAGCCTCTCTGCAGCAACACTGCCACCCTACTCTGACCTACagacttaacacacacacatacacacacacggcggTAGCAGCTCTCACAGCAGCGTTGCTATGGAGATGTTTTGATGGAGTGGAGCCTGTATCCGCGATGGGGATATAACACCCATCTACAGCAAGGACGTTCGGTTCAAAACTATACCAACAGTAAAGTATCAAAAAACAATATGAAAATCTGAATGAGTGTATTGAAAATATAAAGGTGTATATGTGAATAAactcaagggtgatggttaaatacagaggacacatttcaccgtgtcaccgtgtgctgtgctgcagtgtctcacaatgactttcacttcccTGTCACTTTCAGTTAGCTGTCAGACATCCACAGAGAGTTCAGTCCATTTAATCTCAGCTATATGACACGTATCAGCATACAGAGGGACACAATACACCGTACTTTAGAACTAGTGTCTGGCTCCGTTTACGGAATGAGCTGGGAATGACAAGTCCAGCTGGAAAACCAATATAAACCACATCTTATTCTGCTAACCCTAACAATGCACACATAAATGCCACCAAGATTCAATTTGTactcaaatgacaaaaatgactcCTTCATCAAACTGTATATTCCTACAACTTTCATTATTGTCCATCATGTGGCCTAAACTGCAGATGGATGCCCCCAATCTCCAACATACTGCATTCACAACCGCTCTACAATAAACGACACATAAAGGAGCATTCCCACAAGGAGCATCTTATACAACACggtgccatgacaggctccAAAATATCCTCcaatttatttcagaaattcaCAACATATTCTTAAAATATCCATAAAGGTCCCGTTTAATACTGATACTCCGCCCTTTACAGCAATGAAGCCCAATCGTTTGGTGTTAAAAGATGGTGGATTGTACATGGCACAGCTGCACAGAACGTCTGATGAaggagtcacacacacacagaatacagaGCACAGAAAATAGAATACAGAGTACAGAAAATAGAATATAGAATACAGAATATAGAGCACAGAAATTAGAATATAGAGTACAGAGTACAGAAAATAGAATATAGAGTACAGAATATAGAGCACAGAAAATAGGATATAGAGTacagaatatagaatatagagTACAGAATACAGAGCACAGAAAATAGAATACAGAGTACAGAATACAGAGTACAGAAAATAGAATAGAGTACAGAGTacagaatatagaatatagaatacAGAATATAGAGCACATAAAATAGGATATAGAGTACAGAATACAGAGCACAGAAAATAGAATGTAGAGTACAGAGCACAGAAAATAGAATATAGAGTACAGAGCATAGAATACAGAGTACAGAAAAtagaatacagaatacagagcACAGAAATTAGAATATGGAGTACAGAAAATAGAATATAGAGTACAGAATATAGAGTACAGAAAATAGAATATAGAGTACAGAATATAGAGCACAGAAAATAGGATATAGAGTACAGAATACAGAGCACAGAAAAGAGAATATAGAGTACAGAGCACAGAAAAGAGAATATAGAGTACAGAGCACAGAAAATAGAATATAGAGTACAGAGCACAGAAAATAGAATATAGAGTACAGAGCACAGAAAATAGAATATAGTGTTCAGAAAATAGAATGTAGAGTACAGAATACAGAGCACAGAAATAGAATGTAGAGTACAGAATACAGAGCACAGAAAATAGAATATAGAGTACAGAATACAgagcacagaaaataaaatgtagagTACAGAGCACAGAAAATAGAATATAGAGTacaaatatagaatatagagCACAGAATACGGAGTACGGAGTCCCATGAGGAATACTCACCATCTGATGGTGATGGCCGCATGGTGTGTTCGTCTCCTGAAAAAAGGCACTGAGCGCCGTCTGTAACCAAAGCAAGATTCTGTTCAAGCGCAAACTAGAAGTGCACAATACAGGACCGGAATTATTCAGAGCTACCTGGTAGAATAAGGAAGATGCGCACAGAGAGCGAGGGAACAGTTATAACTCTGCACCCAACATCTCCATTGCATAATGTTATTTGGTGGACATGCTGGAGGGATTTGCACCCTGTAATCTCTCTTCTACACACGCACAGTGCAGACAATCATGCCCAATGGGATCCTACACGTTCAAATATGTCCCGCACACGTCACACGTAGCGTGCATTTAATataatacagacagacagacagacagacaggccacAGTCGCGTCCCCGCCGCTTCACCTCGAACTGCCAGTGCGCCgcctgcagcagctgcttcGCCTGGTCCGCCGCGCATCCGGCTGTCAGGACGAACTGGTTGATCATGACCTGGTGCTTGAGTTCATCCATGTTCGCCGGGCCGGGTTCCGAGGCGCTTTCGAATTCCGATTTTCCTCGCGTCCCCGTCAGCCCTCCACCATTACAGCCAGCTGGGCAAACACAAATATTTACTGAAGGAGCAATGGAGTAAGGAGCTGCCTTTGATTGGCAGCGGCCGCCAGCCAATGAGAGCGCTGGCGCTACTGCTAGGCCTTATGGGATATGTATGCCCATCGTATCAGATTCCTGTTCAAATTCTTGCTGAATAAACTATATGTTTCAGTTTTTCCTTGCCCCAGACAACAAATCAGCACACATAAATCACatataaatgatgtaaatgattTCGAATGAACGCAGAAGCAACCGAGGAGCTGTTTGTTTGGGGTTAATTTGGACTACAACACCCGGCGGTCACTGCTTTGTTTGTAAGGATCTGGACGGGAGAAATTTATGAATGACGGCCGCTCCCGTCCAATTCCCCTCTGCACTGTGCCACTACCTCGCCAAATATGGTAAACAAAGCCACCAACACCAATTACATTTCACAGGGGAGTAAAAGAAGTCCAAACTTCCCTTCCCTCTTCTGCGCATGCGTTCTAAACAGGACTACCGGATCCCTGAAATCACACGCTCAGATCATGACGAACGTGTTTACAAAAAACTTCAAGCGCAATTCAGCCAATCCGTATTTCCGGCCACATTGTCCTGACAACCTAACTTCAGTGTAGAATTcgaaaattaaatattaaatatttcaccCTGTGAAACAAGATTTTAACTATTTAACTACACTTCCCACGCTGCGCGGCTTTGGCGAGTTCGCGCCTCTCGCGAGATTTGCTCAGCGCGGAGTCATCGGGATGTTCGGCTGAGCCGCTGCAGCTCCGCAGTCATGGGTTCGAGGCTCAGTCGACGCGTCGCGGGGGTTGAAAATATCGATATTCAGACCAACTATAATTATCACTTTCCACCTAAAACAGGTACGTCTGCTGACTATCTGGACAACATTAACTTGtacttatttgtttttatataattcTTCTTTAAATAATATGTAAGTAATTAGTATGCAAGTTTTTTTGTACATACGTAATACATCTAATTGGCACACATAAATATGTCAAGTGCAGATTAATTTGTAATGGCAAACATCTAGAtcttgtggttggtgaatttctattgcttttttattccatatttaaaCTAGACCCCAGTCCTAataaccagaactgatctcagatcagcatGAAAAAGCAGTATTTCCCTCACTCACTTCACCTTTCTCCTCATTTTAGGAAACTATTTTTCCAGCCACTTTTTTATAGCTGGGGAAAGATTTGACACGCCCCACCCGGATGGGTATCTGTTTGGTGAAAATACGGAGTTAAAGTTCCTTGGAAACAGGCCGGTGCAGGTATGGTGTGATGTATTCAGTGTGTTCATGTCTGGATGTCTGTAAGGGACATTTTCACTGAGAATGGCCTTATCTCGTCTGGCTTACTTGTGTATTGTTCCTCTTTACTCTTGTGTTCTGTGCTTGTGTTGCACCACGAGGAACGTTCGTTCATTCAtatgataaaaatgacaataagaACCTACCAGAAAAGTGCCAGAATATCTCGGGGATGTCACGTGTTAAACTTTATCCTCTTTCAGTTCCCGTATTTGACTCCAGCACCTAAGGAACCTGTGCAGACCCTCCGGAGCCTGGTGAACATCAGGAAGGACTCGCTGCGCTTAGTGCGGTACTGAAAAATATACTGCTGGTTATGGAGATGGTTTACATGACTGTCAACAGTACAGTAGGATATTTTATTATCATCGTCACTGCGTTTATGACGAAATTCCTTCATTTTCCCTCTTGTTGTTACAGATATAAAGATGGACCTGACGGCCCCACAGGTCCCGTATATGGCGTGGAGTTCATCTTTGATGCGGATGCTGAGGTGGCCATCACAGTGTGCTGCCAGGCGCGGGAGGAGCTCACCAGTGGAATGCCGGTGTAAGAGCTGCTTTTAGCAGGTGGACCTGGgaggggtctctctctctctctctctctctctctcgatcggGTTCTCTGTCGCACAGCACTCGTCACGAGTGTAACCGGAATCCTTAGAAACTGAAGACGCAGGTAACCTGACGACGGCAGCTTTTCCTCCAGGGTGTCCTCCTGAGGACTGTCCCAGTGGACCGATGGGTCGACCTGAGTAGAAGTGTTTGTCTGTTTCTGCATGTTTGTCATGGTCCAGGTACAGCCCCAACAGTCCCACATTTTTAGCAGAGACAGTTCTCTACAGGAGAGGTGTGAACCAGCAGTTCAGTCACCCGTCCTTCAGAATTGACTTCACCCAGTGGACGCCTGAGGAGGTGAGGACATCACAGcctgtgtgtctgcagcatcTCTGAAAAACTGAATGACGTGTGCTTCTTTTATATTTGGACCAGCTGCACTTTGACCTTGACAGAGGGCTGTTTCCCATGGTGCTTCAGGCAGTGGTGGATGGAGCTGGTGGTAGGTTTGGGGTGGATACTGGAGAACCCGGCTGCTGCAGTGTCTGATTCCACCCTGatgttctgggtttttttttaagagtcgTCTGGACACGCACACGTAATGCTGGCTGCGTTTGACAGAGTACGTACACATCATGATGAAAACATGACTTTAACAGGGTCTCAGTAGTAGAATTTCAACTTGACATACgtgtagacagaacatagtgaaACGAGACGTTACttcggaacctggtgctacatggaacatttccGGAGTAACgtcatttaaatgttacatgtagaaccaggttccggagaaacgttgtttaaacgttacatgtagcaccaggttccggagaaacgttgtttaaatgttacatgtaagacccaggttccggggaaacgttgtttaaatgttccatgtagcaccagggTTCCGGAGAAGAACGTTTgttaaatgttccatgtagaaccaggttccggagaaacgttgtttaaatgttacatgtagcaccaggttccggagaaacgttgtttaaatgttacatgtagcaccaggttccggagaaacgttgtttaaatgttacatgta
Above is a genomic segment from Denticeps clupeoides chromosome 8, fDenClu1.1, whole genome shotgun sequence containing:
- the mgrn1a gene encoding putative E3 ubiquitin-protein ligase MGRN1 isoform X1; its protein translation is MGSRLSRRVAGVENIDIQTNYNYHFPPKTGNYFSSHFFIAGERFDTPHPDGYLFGENTELKFLGNRPVQFPYLTPAPKEPVQTLRSLVNIRKDSLRLVRYKDGPDGPTGPVYGVEFIFDADAEVAITVCCQAREELTSGMPVYSPNSPTFLAETVLYRRGVNQQFSHPSFRIDFTQWTPEELHFDLDRGLFPMVLQAVVDGAGESSGHAHVMLAAFDRNVDGSFSVKPLKQKQIVDGVTYLLQEIYGIENRTSLETKMEDEETSGKSSECVVCLADLRDTLILPCRHLCLCSVCADTLRYQANSCPICRLPFRASAADSLH
- the mgrn1a gene encoding putative E3 ubiquitin-protein ligase MGRN1 isoform X3; translated protein: MGSRLSRRVAGVENIDIQTNYNYHFPPKTGNYFSSHFFIAGERFDTPHPDGYLFGENTELKFLGNRPVQFPYLTPAPKEPVQTLRSLVNIRKDSLRLVRYKDGPDGPTGPVYGVEFIFDADAEVAITVCCQAREELTSGMPVYSPNSPTFLAETVLYRRGVNQQFSHPSFRIDFTQWTPEENVDGSFSVKPLKQKQIVDGVTYLLQEIYGIENRTSLETKMEDEETSGKSSECVVCLADLRDTLILPCRHLCLCSVCADTLRYQANSCPICRLPFRASAADSLH
- the mgrn1a gene encoding putative E3 ubiquitin-protein ligase MGRN1 isoform X2, translating into MGSRLSRRVAGVENIDIQTNYNYHFPPKTGNYFSSHFFIAGERFDTPHPDGYLFGENTELKFLGNRPVQFPYLTPAPKEPVQTLRSLVNIRKDSLRLVRYKDGPDGPTGPVYGVEFIFDADAEVAITVCCQAREELTSGMPVYSPNSPTFLAETVLYRRGVNQQFSHPSFRIDFTQWTPEELHFDLDRGLFPMVLQAVVDGAGERRWKFLSEASQAKANCGRCHLPAAGDLRNREQNQPGDEDGRRGDQREVQRVCGLSGRPAGHTHPPLQTPVSLQRLCRHAALPGQQLPHLQTAL